The Argentina anserina chromosome 3, drPotAnse1.1, whole genome shotgun sequence genome includes a region encoding these proteins:
- the LOC126786831 gene encoding abscisic acid 8'-hydroxylase 2: MQLFSSPPPFSAALYSDFGLVLIPVLLLLGLFMLKWQHPKFYRRLPPGSMGWPIIGETFELYTKNPNSFFSVRKKRYGSIFKSHVLGCPCVMITSQEAVKMVLVTRAHLFKPTYPRSKERMIGPEAIFFHQGAYHSKLKKLVQASLLPSAIKGSVSEIEQIVLKLLPTWKNNTITTLQEMKRFAFDVAMNSVLGNKRDIEVERIKHLYHCIEKGYNSMALDLPGTPFHKAMKARKLLNKTLRELIRKRRETGDDQTGGLLQELLRAKDQQLNPNFSDSQIADNIIGVIFAAHDTTASVLTWLLKYLHDNDELLERVTREQEGIQRKMLNEKRGFTWDDTRRMPLTNQVIQETLRTASILSFTFREAVEDVEFEGYFIPRGWKVLPLFRSIHHCADFFPQPEKFDPSRFEVPPRPNTYMPFGNGVHSCPGSELAKLEMLILVHHLTTTYRWQLMSDDNGIEYGPFPVPKQGLPIKVTLRNKNET; this comes from the exons ATGCAACTTTTCTCATCACCACCTCCTTTCTCTGCAGCTCTGTACTCAGACTTTGGTCTCGTTTTGATACCAGTTCTTCTGCTCTTGGGCTTGTTTATGCTGAAATGGCAGCATCCGAAATTCTACAGGCGCCTCCCCCCTGGTTCAATGGGTTGGCCTATTATCGGAGAGACTTTCGAGCTCTACACTAAAAATCCAAATTCCTTCTTCTCAGTCCGGAAAAAACG GTATGGAAGTATATTCAAGAGCCATGTTTTGGGGTGTCCCTGTGTGATGATAACGAGCCAAGAAGCAGTAAAAATGGTGCTGGTGACTCGAGCTCATCTCTTTAAGCCGACTTACCCAAGAAGCAAAGAGAGGATGATAGGGCCAGAAGCTATATTCTTCCACCAAGGGGCTTATCACTCAAAGCTGAAGAAGCTTGTTCAGGCTTCACTTTTGCCCTCTGCAATAAAAGGCTCAGTCTCAGAGATTGAGCAAATTGTTCTGAAGCTTCTGCCCACATGGAAGAACAACACCATTACCACTTTGCAAGAGATGAAAAGG TTTGCTTTCGATGTGGCAATGAATTCAGTTTTGGGCAACAAAAGGGATATCGAAGTGGAAAGGATTAAACATCTGTATCATTGCATTGAGAAGGGCTATAATTCCATGGCGCTTGATCTACCTGGAACTCCCTTTCACAAAGCCATGAAG GCAAGGAAGCTTCTGAATAAGACATTGAGAGAACTGATACGAAAGAGAAGGGAGACTGGTGATGATCAAACTGGTGGATTGCTGCAAGAATTGTTGAGAGCAAAAGATCAGCAGCTTAATCCAAACTTCAGTGATTCTCAAATTGCTGATAATATCATTGGGGTTATCTTTGCTGCTCATGATACCACTGCCAGCGTTCTAACATGGCTTCTGAAGTATCTTCATGACAATGACGAACTCCTAGAACGTGTTACG AGGGAACAAGAAGGAATTCAACGAAAAATGTTGAATGAGAAACGCGGGTTTACGTGGGATGATACTAGACGCATGCCTTTGACTAATCAG GTGATTCAAGAAACTCTAAGAACAGCAAGTATACTATCGTTCACATTCAGAGAGGCAGTGGAAGACGTGGAGTTTGAGGGTTACTTTATCCCAAGAGGTTGGAAGGTGCTGCCCCTTTTCAGAAGCATTCATCACTGTGCAGATTTCTTCCCGCAGCCTGAGAAGTTTGACCCTTCAAGATTTGAG GTTCCACCTCGACCCAACACTTATATGCCCTTTGGTAATGGCGTGCATTCCTGTCCCGGCAGTGAGCTGGCCAAGCTTGAGATGCTGATCCTCGTTCACCACCTCACAACTACTTACAG GTGGCAATTGATGAGCGACGACAACGGGATTGAATATGGCCCTTTCCCAGTTCCCAAACAGGGATTACCCATCAAAGTGACTCTCAGGAATAAGAATGAGACTTGA